A genomic region of Mycobacterium senriense contains the following coding sequences:
- a CDS encoding STAS domain-containing protein translates to MKLLAVEHETHDEVVIVSVKGDVDSSTVGELAAHLTTALGLASAQPVRPVVIDLQAVEFFGSAALNAVLDCHEDAKAGGTAVRLVADHDQVLRPIQVTELDRVFEIYPTMSAALQRRRQQ, encoded by the coding sequence ATGAAGTTGTTGGCGGTCGAACACGAGACGCACGACGAGGTAGTGATCGTGAGCGTCAAAGGCGATGTCGACTCCAGTACCGTCGGTGAGCTTGCCGCGCACCTGACCACCGCGCTCGGGCTGGCGTCGGCGCAGCCGGTGCGCCCCGTGGTGATCGACTTGCAGGCTGTCGAGTTCTTCGGAAGCGCGGCGCTGAACGCGGTGCTCGACTGTCACGAGGACGCGAAAGCCGGCGGGACCGCGGTTCGGCTGGTCGCCGACCACGATCAGGTGCTGCGGCCGATTCAGGTCACCGAATTGGACCGGGTGTTCGAGATCTACCCGACCATGTCCGCGGCATTGCAACGAAGACGACAGCAATGA
- a CDS encoding PAS and ANTAR domain-containing protein translates to MGGVRFSEPIESDPGLLNIGAFRFWFVGQCWEWSDEVARMHGYEPGEVVPTTQLLLSHKHPDDRAHVQELLDHALQSEQSFSSRHRFIDTAGAVHDAIVVADRMLDESGAVLGTEGYYVDLTNTFDETRREVLDEALPDLFESRAAIEQAKGVLMYVYRVSAEQAFRVLQWRSQETNVKLRALAKQLLTEVAVLPSPAAALQSQFDHLLLTVHERIPSEPAG, encoded by the coding sequence GTGGGCGGCGTGCGATTTTCCGAGCCTATCGAGTCGGACCCTGGACTTCTGAACATCGGCGCGTTCCGCTTCTGGTTCGTCGGGCAGTGCTGGGAATGGTCCGACGAGGTCGCCAGGATGCACGGCTACGAACCGGGGGAGGTCGTGCCGACGACCCAACTGCTGTTGTCGCACAAGCATCCCGACGACCGTGCGCATGTGCAGGAGCTGCTCGACCACGCCCTGCAGTCCGAGCAGTCGTTCTCGAGCCGGCACCGGTTCATCGACACCGCGGGCGCGGTGCACGACGCGATCGTCGTCGCCGACCGCATGCTGGACGAGTCGGGCGCCGTGCTGGGCACCGAGGGTTACTACGTCGACCTCACCAACACCTTCGACGAGACCCGCCGAGAGGTGCTCGACGAGGCGCTGCCGGACCTGTTCGAGAGCCGCGCTGCCATCGAACAGGCCAAGGGCGTGCTGATGTACGTGTACCGGGTGAGCGCCGAGCAAGCGTTTCGCGTGCTGCAGTGGCGCTCGCAGGAAACCAACGTGAAATTGCGTGCGCTGGCCAAGCAGTTGCTCACCGAAGTGGCCGTCCTGCCTTCGCCGGCGGCCGCCCTGCAGAGTCAGTTCGACCATTTGCTGCTGACCGTGCACGAGAGGATCCCGTCCGAGCCCGCCGGGTAA
- the thiC gene encoding phosphomethylpyrimidine synthase ThiC, giving the protein MTDVLSGTVDASVTTGPIAGSSKAYREIEGPDGVTLRVPLRRVHLSTGDDFDLYDTSGPYTDPDATIDLTAGLPPRPGVVRDRGTQLQRARAGEITAEMAYIAAREGMPAELVRDEVARGRAVIPANHNHPEIEPMIIGKAFATKVNANIGNSAVTSSIAEEVDKMVWATRWGADTIMDLSTGKNIHETREWILRNSPVPVGTVPIYQALEKTKGDPTELTWELYRDTVIEQCEQGVDYMTVHAGVLLRYVPLTAKRVTGIVSRGGSIMAAWCLAHHRESFLYTNFDELCEIFARYDVTFSLGDGLRPGSIADANDAAQFAELRTLGELTKIAKSHGVQVMIEGPGHVPMHKIVENVRLEEEWCEEAPFYTLGPLATDIAPAYDHITSAIGAAIIAQAGTAMLCYVTPKEHLGLPDRKDVKDGVIAYKIAAHAGDLAKGHPHAQERDNALSTARFEFRWNDQFALSLDPDTAREYHDETLPAEPAKTAHFCSMCGPKFCSMRITQDVRDYAAKHGLDSEEAIEAAMSEGMAEKSREFAEQGNRVYLPLTQ; this is encoded by the coding sequence ATGACTGATGTCCTTTCCGGAACCGTCGACGCGTCGGTGACCACCGGCCCGATTGCGGGCAGCAGCAAGGCCTACCGCGAGATCGAGGGGCCGGACGGCGTGACCCTGCGGGTGCCGCTGCGGCGCGTGCACCTGTCCACCGGTGACGACTTCGACCTGTACGACACCTCGGGGCCCTACACCGATCCGGACGCGACGATCGACCTGACGGCAGGACTGCCGCCGCGGCCCGGCGTTGTCCGCGATCGCGGCACCCAGCTGCAGCGCGCCCGTGCCGGCGAGATCACCGCCGAGATGGCATACATCGCGGCCCGCGAGGGCATGCCCGCTGAGCTGGTGCGCGACGAGGTCGCGCGGGGCCGCGCGGTGATCCCGGCCAACCACAACCACCCCGAGATCGAGCCGATGATCATCGGCAAGGCATTTGCAACCAAGGTGAACGCAAACATCGGCAACTCGGCGGTGACGTCCTCGATCGCCGAGGAGGTCGACAAGATGGTGTGGGCCACCCGGTGGGGCGCCGACACCATCATGGACCTGTCCACCGGCAAGAACATCCACGAAACCCGCGAGTGGATCCTGCGCAATTCGCCGGTGCCGGTCGGCACCGTGCCGATCTACCAGGCGCTGGAAAAGACCAAGGGCGACCCGACCGAGCTGACCTGGGAGCTCTACCGCGACACCGTGATCGAGCAGTGTGAGCAGGGCGTGGACTACATGACCGTGCACGCCGGCGTGTTGCTGCGCTACGTGCCGCTGACCGCCAAGCGGGTCACCGGCATCGTGTCCCGCGGCGGCTCGATCATGGCGGCCTGGTGCCTGGCGCACCACCGGGAGTCGTTCCTGTACACCAACTTCGACGAGCTTTGCGAGATCTTCGCCCGCTACGACGTCACCTTCTCCCTGGGCGACGGGCTGCGGCCGGGCTCGATCGCGGACGCCAACGACGCCGCGCAGTTCGCCGAGCTGCGCACCCTGGGCGAGCTGACCAAGATCGCGAAATCCCATGGCGTGCAGGTGATGATCGAGGGTCCGGGCCACGTCCCGATGCACAAGATCGTCGAGAATGTGCGGCTGGAAGAGGAGTGGTGTGAGGAGGCCCCGTTCTACACGCTGGGTCCGCTGGCCACCGACATCGCGCCGGCCTACGACCACATCACCTCGGCGATCGGCGCGGCCATCATCGCCCAGGCCGGCACCGCGATGCTCTGCTACGTGACCCCCAAGGAGCACCTGGGACTGCCGGACCGCAAGGACGTCAAGGACGGGGTTATCGCCTACAAGATCGCCGCGCACGCAGGCGATCTGGCCAAGGGCCACCCGCACGCGCAGGAGCGGGACAACGCGCTGTCGACGGCGCGGTTCGAGTTCCGGTGGAACGACCAGTTCGCGCTGTCGCTCGACCCGGACACCGCGCGCGAGTACCACGATGAGACGCTGCCGGCCGAACCCGCCAAGACCGCGCACTTCTGCTCCATGTGCGGCCCGAAGTTCTGCTCGATGCGCATCACCCAGGACGTCCGCGACTACGCCGCCAAACACGGCCTGGACAGCGAGGAAGCGATCGAGGCGGCCATGTCCGAGGGCATGGCGGAGAAGTCGCGCGAGTTCGCCGAGCAGGGCAACCGGGTGTATCTACCGCTCACGCAGTGA
- the thiD gene encoding bifunctional hydroxymethylpyrimidine kinase/phosphomethylpyrimidine kinase: protein MTGTPPSLPLPPPGTTPTRVLTIAGSDSGGGAGIEADMRTMALLGVHACVAVTAVTVQNTLGVQSFHEVPGDVVAGQIEAVAGDIGIQSAKTGMLASPRIIDTVATTWRRLGLTVPLVVDPVAASMHGDALMAPAALDSLRDQLFPLATLVTPNLDEVRLLVDIEVVDPASQRAAAKALHALGPRWVLVKGGHLRSSDRSCDLLYDGADFHEFDAERVATGNDHGGGDTLASAVACALAHGFSVPDAVEFGKRWVTECLRAAYPLGHGHGPVSPLFRLS from the coding sequence GTGACCGGCACGCCGCCGTCGCTGCCGCTACCGCCGCCGGGCACCACCCCGACGCGGGTCCTGACCATCGCCGGGTCGGACTCCGGCGGCGGCGCGGGTATCGAAGCCGACATGCGCACGATGGCGCTGCTGGGGGTGCACGCGTGCGTCGCGGTCACCGCGGTGACCGTGCAGAACACGTTGGGCGTGCAGAGCTTTCACGAGGTGCCCGGTGATGTCGTCGCCGGCCAGATCGAAGCCGTGGCCGGCGACATCGGCATCCAGTCCGCTAAGACCGGGATGCTGGCGTCGCCGCGCATCATCGACACCGTGGCCACCACCTGGCGCCGGCTCGGGTTGACGGTTCCGCTCGTCGTCGACCCGGTGGCGGCCTCCATGCACGGCGATGCGCTGATGGCGCCGGCCGCTCTGGATTCGCTTCGCGACCAACTGTTTCCGCTTGCCACCCTGGTGACACCCAACCTCGACGAGGTGCGGTTGCTGGTCGACATCGAGGTGGTGGACCCGGCGTCGCAGCGGGCGGCCGCCAAGGCGCTGCACGCGCTGGGCCCGCGGTGGGTCCTGGTCAAGGGCGGCCACCTGCGGTCCTCGGATCGCAGCTGCGACCTGCTCTATGACGGCGCCGATTTCCACGAGTTCGACGCCGAGCGCGTGGCGACGGGCAACGACCACGGCGGCGGTGACACGCTCGCCAGCGCGGTGGCGTGCGCGCTCGCGCACGGCTTCAGCGTGCCCGACGCCGTCGAGTTCGGCAAGCGATGGGTCACCGAATGTCTGCGCGCCGCTTACCCGCTCGGCCATGGCCACGGCCCTGTCTCCCCACTGTTTCGGCTGTCATGA
- a CDS encoding alpha/beta hydrolase family protein, which yields MNLEEIAGIAHEPDGAPEGVVVLTHGAGGNRDSVLLQQVCDEWAQRGWLAVRYNLPYRRRRPSGPPSGSAATDRAGIVEAITLCRGLTDGPLVAGGHSYGGRQTSMVVAAGEAAVDVLTLFSYPVHPPGKPERARTEHLPDITVPTVFTHGTSDPFGTPDELRAAAALITGTTAVVEIASARHDLRSKTLNVPALAVDAALQLLGRN from the coding sequence ATGAATCTTGAAGAGATCGCGGGCATCGCGCATGAACCGGACGGCGCACCCGAAGGCGTTGTGGTTCTGACCCACGGCGCCGGCGGTAACCGGGATTCCGTTCTGCTGCAACAGGTTTGCGACGAGTGGGCGCAGCGCGGCTGGCTTGCGGTCCGTTACAACCTGCCCTACCGCCGCCGCCGGCCCAGCGGCCCTCCCTCGGGCTCGGCCGCCACCGACCGGGCCGGCATCGTCGAGGCCATCACGCTGTGCCGTGGCCTCACCGACGGCCCGCTGGTCGCCGGTGGACATTCCTATGGCGGGCGGCAGACGTCCATGGTGGTTGCGGCCGGGGAGGCCGCCGTGGACGTGCTGACGCTGTTCTCCTATCCGGTGCATCCCCCGGGCAAACCCGAACGCGCGCGCACCGAGCATTTACCCGACATCACGGTGCCGACCGTGTTCACGCACGGCACCTCGGATCCGTTCGGCACGCCCGACGAACTGCGTGCCGCCGCCGCGTTGATCACCGGAACCACCGCCGTCGTCGAGATCGCCAGTGCCCGCCACGATCTGCGATCCAAGACGTTGAACGTGCCGGCGTTGGCCGTCGATGCTGCTCTACAGCTACTCGGGCGCAATTAG
- a CDS encoding MarR family winged helix-turn-helix transcriptional regulator has product MEGISNSAVTAARDIRVVFSRLRRRLKDIAVDGLTPSQTAVLTRLWKEGPSSASALAGAEQVRPQSMATILAALGQRGLIERAPDPNDGRRQVVSLTPAGKRRAESDRRAREEWLARTIQERYTESERRVIVDALSLLERLTEQ; this is encoded by the coding sequence GTGGAGGGCATCAGCAACTCCGCCGTAACGGCGGCACGCGATATCCGGGTGGTGTTCAGCAGGCTACGGCGCCGGCTGAAGGACATCGCGGTCGACGGCCTGACACCGTCGCAGACGGCGGTGCTCACCCGGCTGTGGAAAGAGGGGCCGTCGTCGGCCAGCGCATTGGCCGGCGCGGAACAGGTCCGCCCCCAGTCGATGGCCACCATCCTGGCCGCCCTGGGCCAACGCGGGCTGATCGAACGCGCACCGGACCCGAATGACGGTCGGCGCCAAGTGGTCTCGCTGACCCCAGCTGGGAAGAGGCGCGCCGAAAGCGACCGCCGCGCCCGTGAGGAGTGGCTTGCCCGCACCATCCAGGAGCGCTACACCGAGTCCGAGCGGCGGGTCATCGTCGACGCGCTGTCCCTGCTCGAGCGCTTGACCGAACAATGA
- a CDS encoding LLM class F420-dependent oxidoreductase, producing the protein MEVGLHFIDFLPGDPAMLGPTLADAAKAAEQGGATLFTLADHLFQMEELAPAQNPFLEGYTSLGFLAAQTTTIDLALLVTGVTYRYPGLLAKAVTTLDVLSQGRSMLGLGAAWYEREHTALGIPYPPLRTRFEMLEETLQICRQMWSANDGPYTGTHYQLNETICEPQPIRRPPILIGGDGEKKTLRLVAQYADVWNSMSNDVGELEHKIEVLNRHCDAVGRDPGEVRKTSGGLAGADPFDNRDEFLKTVERYAALGVDMINIGPMPGNPDPVGFVRRLGDEVIPRLAEIG; encoded by the coding sequence ATGGAAGTAGGACTGCACTTCATCGACTTTCTACCCGGAGACCCGGCCATGCTGGGCCCGACGCTGGCCGACGCAGCCAAGGCCGCCGAGCAAGGCGGCGCCACGCTGTTCACCCTCGCCGACCACCTCTTCCAGATGGAAGAGCTTGCGCCCGCGCAGAATCCGTTCCTCGAGGGCTACACATCGCTGGGCTTCCTGGCCGCCCAGACGACTACGATCGATCTGGCCCTGCTGGTCACCGGCGTCACCTATCGCTATCCCGGTTTATTGGCCAAGGCGGTCACCACCCTGGACGTGCTGTCGCAGGGCCGGTCGATGCTGGGTTTGGGCGCGGCTTGGTACGAACGCGAGCACACCGCGCTGGGCATCCCGTATCCGCCACTGCGCACCCGCTTCGAAATGTTGGAAGAGACGCTGCAGATCTGTAGGCAGATGTGGAGTGCGAACGACGGGCCCTACACCGGCACGCACTACCAGCTGAACGAAACGATCTGTGAGCCGCAACCGATTCGGCGACCCCCGATCCTGATCGGCGGGGACGGTGAGAAGAAGACGCTGCGCCTGGTCGCGCAGTACGCAGACGTCTGGAACAGCATGTCGAACGACGTCGGGGAGCTCGAGCACAAGATCGAGGTGCTGAACCGGCACTGCGACGCGGTTGGCAGGGACCCCGGTGAGGTTCGCAAGACATCCGGCGGCCTGGCCGGCGCCGACCCCTTCGACAACAGGGACGAATTCCTGAAGACGGTCGAACGCTACGCCGCGCTGGGTGTCGACATGATCAATATCGGCCCGATGCCCGGCAA